One window from the genome of Dioscorea cayenensis subsp. rotundata cultivar TDr96_F1 chromosome 3, TDr96_F1_v2_PseudoChromosome.rev07_lg8_w22 25.fasta, whole genome shotgun sequence encodes:
- the LOC120250475 gene encoding secreted RxLR effector protein 161-like produces the protein MAKVPYASAVGCLMYTMVCTHPNMAHTISQVCKYMSKPGYVDSNYAGDLDDRRSTIGYVFTLGRGVICWKSTVQSSVALSTTEAKYMAVAVAAKEALWLTGLVKELGVEQDGVQLHCDS, from the exons ATGGCAAAGGTTCCATATGCCAGTGCAGTTGGTTGCTTGATGTATACTATGGTATGTACTCATCCTAACATGGCTCATACTATTAGTCAAGTTTGTAAGTACATGTCTAAACCAG GATATGTGGATTCAAACTATGCTGGTGATTTGGATGACAGAAGGTCTACAATTGGGTATGTTTTTACTCTTGGTAGAGGGGTTATATGTTGGAAATCAACAGTTCAGTCTAGTGTGGCATTATCTACAACTGAAGCTAAGTACATGGCAGTAGCTGTAGCTGCTAAAGAAGCCTTATggcttactgggctagtgaagGAACTGGGTGTTGAGCAAGATGGAGTTCAGTTGCATTGTGATAGTTAA